The following are from one region of the Ischnura elegans chromosome X, ioIscEleg1.1, whole genome shotgun sequence genome:
- the LOC124171417 gene encoding leucine-rich repeat neuronal protein 1-like, whose protein sequence is MSRNMKSLPSLVAACALLAAVVDGAATGSAAAAPPPPRTVEPAGAPAGPSSPPPPPRPPPPCPSVCRCAYLTSAVSKRSLFTTDCSGRRLESIPSEIPLATEALSLRDNALKDIHEHLPSLSNLQELDLSGNRIKSLGRGVLFQNMSSLRYLNLGRNDLSTLFSDSFSGLEQLEVLTLSENKINYMEDRTFGMLENLRRLSLDSNMIGSLYEEWFLGLKALVNLSIAHNIIHHINRNVFRAASELRELILTGNRINGIEPLGFNGLEKLDTLSVDGNLLAAVPTSSLQALPNLRYLKMDLNPIRKLQAYSFSDIKAQEVSLHNLHDLRIVDGFAFHNMFNMTVLRLNDNEKLSFIDPEAFANATALKKLYLHNNNLRGVSKRIIENLPPDVEIRLDGNPLLCDCNMRWIRQEMMKPKSEYRVNFKEDNHIICDLPPENREKVIKNMENRNIPKECAPTIIDFSSNRTLTRKLGDPLTMECRALGIPLPKLHWVLPDGTVLNSTSNSVRVRLRNPGTLIFYHLKATDSGRYTCVAENTIGSDNLSVTLKVTGIDIHLFPTGVSSTFVTLVWNGTARNAFPSYQILYQLIGGSSSESKWSDDQVSVSSFGRSHTINNLIPDTWYKFCITFEDKQGFYINISCTTAKTQDAKFMLQGIQRTSNVAVGLVLGILATSFIAVICLVTLAARKYRQRFYENPDKNSVMSNIPLNNLYSPLMGS, encoded by the coding sequence ATGTCCCGGAACATGAAGTCCCTGCCCTCGCTGGTCGCCGCGTGTGCTCTGCTAGCGGCCGTCGTGGACGGCGCAGCCACGGGTAGTGCCGCGGCCGCCCCACCACCGCCGAGGACGGTGGAGCCGGCGGGGGCGCCCGCCGGACCCTCGTCCCCGCCGCCCCCGCCCCGCCCCCCGCCACCCTGCCCCTCGGTCTGCCGATGTGCCTACCTCACGTCGGCCGTGTCCAAGCGGAGCCTCTTCACCACCGACTGTTCGGGTCGCCGCCTGGAGAGCATTCCCAGCGAGATACCGCTGGCCACCGAGGCCCTCTCCCTAAGGGACAACGCCCTCAAAGACATCCACGAGCACCTGCCCTCGCTCTCCAACCTGCAGGAGCTGGACCTGTCGGGGAACAGAATCAAGTCCCTGGGACGCGGCGTTCTCTTTCAGAACATGTCTTCCCTCCGCTACCTGAACCTTGGCAGGAACGACCTCTCCACTCTTTTCAGCGACTCGTTTTCTGGGCTGGAGCAGCTCGAAGTGCTGACCTTGTCGGAGAATAAGATCAACTACATGGAGGACAGGACTTTCGGGATGTTGGAGAATTTGAGGAGGCTATCCCTCGACTCGAATATGATCGGTTCTCTTTACGAGGAGTGGTTTTTGGGTCTCAAAGCCTTGGTTAATCTTAGCATCGCTCATAATATTATTCATCACATCAACCGTAATGTTTTTCGGGCGGCTTCAGAGTTGCGGGAGCTCATCTTGACTGGGAACAGGATCAATGGTATTGAACCCTTGGGTTTCAATGGCCTTGAAAAATTAGACACACTGAGCGTCGATGGAAACCTACTAGCGGCCGTTCCTACTTCTTCTCTTCAAGCTTTGCCGAATTTGCGGTACCTCAAGATGGATCTCAACCCGATAAGAAAACTCCAAGCATATTCCTTTAGTGACATCAAAGCGCAGGAAGTCAGCTTACATAATCTTCACGATTTGCGCATTGTGGATGGTTTTGCATTTCATAACATGTTCAACATGACAGTACTTCGCCTGAATGATAACGAGAAGTTATCTTTCATTGACCCTGAGGCATTTGCCAATGCAACTGCCTTAAAAAAGTTGTACCTGCATAACAATAACCTCCGCGGTGTGAGTAAGAGAATTATAGAAAACCTACCGCCAGATGTAGAAATTAGGTTGGACGGAAATCCCCTTCTTTGCGACTGTAACATGCGTTGGATTCGTCAAGAAATGATGAAGCCCAAATCCGAATATCGAGTGAACTTCAAGGAGGATAACCACATCATTTGCGATCTGCCGCCCGAGAACAGGGAGAAAGTAATCAAAAATATGGAGAATAGGAATATACCGAAAGAATGCGCACCAACTATTATTGACTTCAGCTCAAATCGCACCCTGACTCGCAAGTTGGGAGATCCATTGACGATGGAGTGTCGTGCTCTAGGAATACCATTGCCGAAGCTGCATTGGGTATTACCGGATGGGACTGTACTTAATTCCACATCTAATTCCGTCAGGGTTCGTCTTCGGAACCCGGGAACATTGATATTTTACCATCTGAAGGCAACAGACAGTGGACGCTACACTTGCGTCGCCGAGAACACAATAGGATCGGACAACCTTTCTGTAACCCTTAAAGTTACCGGCATTGACATTCATTTGTTTCCCACTGGTGTTTCATCGACATTTGTAACTCTTGTTTGGAATGGCACGGCCCGTAATGCTTTTCCAAGTTACCAAATTTTATATCAGCTTATAGGAGGCAGTTCAAGTGAAAGCAAGTGGTCGGATGATCAGGTGAGTGTTAGCTCCTTTGGCCGATCACATACCATAAATAATCTCATTCCAGACACTTGGTATAAATTTTGTATCACTTTTGAAGACAAGCAAGGGTTTTATATCAACATATCCTGCACAACTGCCAAAACTCAAGATGCCAAATTTATGCTTCAAGGGATTCAAAGGACATCAAATGTAGCTGTTGGTCTTGTGCTAGGTATTCTGGCAACAAGTTTCATTGCGGTCATTTGTTTGGTGACACTTGCTGCAAGAAAATATCGACAGCGTTTTTATGAAAACCCTGATAAAAATTCTGTTATGTCAAACATACCTTTGAACAACCTTTACAGCCCACTTATGGGGTCTTGA